One part of the Candida albicans SC5314 chromosome R, complete sequence genome encodes these proteins:
- a CDS encoding uncharacterized protein (Protein of unknown function; 2 predicted transmembrane domains; transcript detected on high-resolution tiling arrays; flow model biofilm induced; Spider biofilm repressed) has translation MKGDKKKNFSLVFLLLLSISCCSRSLFFSRSTFFDYSLLSSLSSPVVLLSSFFLAPPKSLSNKFFFSFLQNSDHSLCPPASPRFSHQILFFQQTFLLSPLFSSAHFYYHNYNQSFGTRTHPIHPQSFDTTHI, from the coding sequence ATGAAAGgcgacaaaaaaaaaaatttctcccttgtttttcttctcctattgtcaatttcttgttgttcGCGTagcctttttttttctcgtTCCACATTTTTCGATTACTCGCTCCTTTCTTCTCTCTCCTCTCCCGTTGTTCTCCTCTCTTCCTTCTTCCTCGCCCCCCCTAAaagtttatcaaataaattttttttttcttttcttcaaaaCTCTGATCATTCGCTCTGTCCACCAGCCTCCCCCCGATTTTCTCACcagattttatttttccaaCAAACTTTTTTGTTGTCACCACTTTTTTCTTCCGCCCACTTCTACTACCATAACTACAACCAATCCTTTGGTACCAGAACACACCCAATACACCCTCAGTCCTTTGACACGACACACATATAA
- the SDA1 gene encoding Sda1p (Predicted nuclear protein involved in actin cytoskeleton organization, passage through Start, 60S ribosome biogenesis; rat catheter biofilm induced; Hap43-induced) → MAKKRRAAILPTNIILLQNVVRRDPESYHEEFLQQFSHYESLRDLYLINPTGVDANSTTEFIDLIGFMSAVCNCYPKETANFPNELKEILLNNHRDLTPELREKIIQCLTMLRNKDIISAEMLIQTIFPLLITSNAGQQVKQMRKQIYSTLIALLKSVNTGTKNQKLNRSTQALLFNLLEQRDNQGLWATKLTRELWRRGIWDDSRTVEIMTQAALHPDVKVAVAGARFFLGADKEREDNFEESSDEDGFDMNELRHKMQINKKTSKRGKKLEQAVKAMKKKNNSKHSATYLNFSAIHLLRDPQGFAEQMFDNHLSSKNSNKFDLDQKILFMNLISRLIGTHKLIVLGVYTFFLKYLTPKQRNVTQIMAAAAQASHDLVPPESIQIVVRKIADEFVSDGVAAEVASAGINTIREILARAPLAIDAPLLQDLTEYKGSKSKAVMMAARSLISLYREVAPEMLLKKDRGKVASIELQKGEKSGLPQYGVENNVTSIPGIELLAKWKKEQGLDSREDEEDDANWEVDDDEDASDIEGDWIDVESDKEINISDSDDDNEEDEQEQEPEKGKAKIGKAEDNEDEVSDLELSSDDDDEDSEENKDGKAVADSEEPPTKKQKIRNENADINAEQAMNELLSSRILTPADFAKLEELRTEAGVSKIMGISNEEAVDSTSLVGKVKYKQLREERIAHAKEGKEDREKFGSRKGKRDTPHSTTNKEKARKKNFVMMIHKKAVQGKQKLSLRDRQRVLRAHITKQKKKGL, encoded by the coding sequence ATGgctaaaaaaagaagagctGCTATATTGCCTACCAACATTATTCTTTTACAGAATGTTGTGCGTAGAGATCCTGAATCATACCATGAAGAATTCTTACAGCAATTTTCCCATTATGAATCTCTTCGAGATTTGTATTTAATTAATCCGACCGGTGTGGATGCTAACTCTACAACCGagtttattgatttaatagGATTTATGTCAGCTGTATGTAACTGCTATCCAAAAGAGACTGCTAATTTTCCtaatgaattaaaagagatattattaaacaaCCATCGTGATTTAACTCCCGAGTTACGTGAGAAAATTATCCAATGCTTGACAATGTTAAGAAATAAAGACATTATATCTGCTGAAATGTTGATACAGACAATATTCCCATTATTAATTACTAGTAATGCTGGACAGCAAGTGAAGCAAAtgagaaaacaaatttattcCACTTTGATTGCATTGTTGAAATCTGTTAATACAGGCACAAAGAACCAGAAATTGAATAGATCAACTCAGGcattattgtttaatttattgGAGCAAAGGGACAATCAAGGGTTATGGGCTACTAAATTGACAAGGGAATTATGGAGAAGAGGTATTTGGGATGATTCCAGAACCGTTGAAATAATGACTCAGGCTGCTTTACATCCAGATGTCAAAGTTGCCGTCGCAGGTGCTAGGTTCTTTTTAGGGGCTGACAAGGAAAGGGAAGacaattttgaagaaaGTTCAGATGAAGATGGTTTCGATATGAATGAGTTGAGACATAAAATgcaaattaataaaaagaCATCCAAAAGAGGTAAGAAGTTGGAGCAAGCTGTAAAAGCcatgaaaaagaagaataattCCAAACATTCAGCAACTTACTTGAACTTTTCTGccattcatttattaaGAGATCCCCAAGGCTTTGCGGAACAAATGTTTGATAATCATTTGAGCAGTAAAAATtccaataaatttgatttggatcaaaagattttgtttatgaatttgatttcaagaTTAATTGGTACACATAAACTTATTGTGTTGGGTGTATATacatttttcttgaaatatCTCACTCCAAAGCAAAGAAATGTCACTCAAATTATGGCTGCCGCTGCTCAAGCATCACACGATTTGGTACCACCAGagtcaattcaaattgtcGTGAGAAAAATTGCTGACGAATTCGTTAGTGATGGTGTTGCTGCAGAAGTAGCATCAGCAGGTATAAACACCATTAGAGAAATATTAGCCAGAGCCCCATTGGCTATCGACGCTCCGTTATTGCAAGATTTGACTGAATATAAGGGTTCAAAATCTAAAGCAGTGATGATGGCAGCAAGatcattgatttctttgtaTCGTGAAGTAGCACCCGaaatgttgttgaaaaaagatCGTGGTAAGGTGGCTAGCATAGAATTGCAGAAGGGTGAGAAAAGTGGCTTGCCTCAATATGGGGTTGAGAATAACGTTACTTCAATTCCAggtattgaattattagcTAAATGGAAGAAAGAGCAAGGCTTAGATAGTAGAGAGgacgaagaagatgatgcCAATTGGGAGGTtgacgatgatgaagatgcaAGTGATATCGAAGGTGATTGGATAGATGTTGAATCTGACAAAGAGATCAATATTTCAGATAGTGATGATGACAATGAAGAGGATGAGCAAGAACAAGAACCAGAGAAAGGTAAAGCAAAAATAGGTAAAGCAGAAGATAACGAAGATGAAGTTTCTGATTTAGAGTTGTCATCAgatgacgacgatgaaGATAGCGAGGAGAACAAAGATGGAAAAGCAGTTGCTGATTCAGAAGAACCTCCTACCAAGAAGCAAAAGATCAGAAACGAAAATGCAGATATCAATGCCGAACAAGCCATGAATGAGTTACTTTCCAGCAGAATATTGACACCAGCTGATTTCGCCAAATTAGAAGAATTAAGGACAGAAGCAGGTGTATCGAAGATTATGGGTATTTCAAATGAAGAAGCTGTTGATTCTACTTCCTTGGTAGGTAAAGTCAAATACAAACAATTGCGAGAAGAAAGAATTGCTCATGCTAAAGAGGGTAAGGAAGATCGTGAGAAGTTTGGCTCTAGAAAAGGTAAGAGAGATACTCCTCATTCTACTACCAATAAGGAAAAGGcaagaaagaagaattttgTCATGATGATTCATAAAAAAGCTGTTCAAGGTAAACAGAAACTTTCTTTACGTGATAGACAAAGGGTTTTAAGAGCACATATAACGaagcaaaagaagaaagggTTATAG
- the MCT1 gene encoding [acyl-carrier-protein] S-malonyltransferase (Putative malonyl-CoA acyl carrier protein acyltransferase), with product MWPITTLSKSQQHFRFFSKYAVTCPGQGLYRNGVLELVKIQKPLFQHYLDELDAALNCKFSDKLFANSSETEAKQWLSKTANAQPAILASTCILSNLVETEHQISIIDNASYLLGHSLGEYTALVLSGIIDFTIGIKVVRRRGQLMEDLCSGQNYGMIALLIKPKFAKEVIELAQEHNVLGNINSNYQVVISGEITKLKEFIDILRKIQKMALIKAVQLPVSIPFHSEILKPVVPELKSLLDGALNDQKIPIISNLNGQVSYEKESTIRNILEANYQPVQWQKSIAYLENSPVSTIFNLGPGEALHGINKKYNVKSVSLDDVKSLDKNSEFMELKQQLKQN from the coding sequence ATGTGGCCAATAACGACCTTATCAAAACTGCAACAGCACTTCCGATTTTTTAGCAAATATGCGGTAACTTGTCCTGGTCAAGGATTATACAGAAACGGGGTTTTGGAATTAGTCAAAATTCAGAAACCGTTATTTCAACATTACCTAGATGAGTTAGATGCAGCGTTGAATTGCAAATTTTCAGACAAGTTGTTCGCTAATAGTTCTGAAACAGAAGCTAAGCAGTGGTTGAGCAAGACTGCAAACGCTCAACCGGCGATATTAGCATCAACCTGTATACTTTCAAACTTGGTCGAAACTGAACATCAAATATCTATTATTGACAATGCTTCTTATTTATTAGGTCACTCGTTAGGCGAATATACTGCTCTTGTGCTAAGTggaattattgattttactATTGGTATAAAGGTTGTTAGACGAAGGGGGCAATTGATGGAAGATTTATGTCTGGGCCAAAACTACGGTATGATTGCATTGTTAATAAAACCCAAGTTTGCCAAAGAAGTTATTGAACTAGCTCAAGAACACAACGTGTTAGGAAatattaattcaaattatcaagtAGTGATATCAGGTGAGATTACCAAGCTAAAAGAGTTTATTGACATACTAAGAAAGATCCAAAAGATGGCTTTAATAAAAGCAGTGCAATTACCTGTATCAATACCATTCCATAGTGAGATTTTGAAACCCGTTGTCCCTGAGTTGAAACTGCTATTGGACGGTGCACTCAATGatcaaaaaattccaataatATCTAACTTGAATGGCCAGGTGTCGTATGAAAAGGAGTCTACTATCCGTAATATATTGGAGGCCAACTACCAACCAGTTCAGTGGCAGAAATCAATAGCGTATTTAGAAAATTCACCCGTGAGTacaattttcaatcttGGACCTGGTGAAGCCTTACATGGGATTAATAAAAAGTATAACGTCAAGTCTGTTAGTCTAGACGATGTGAAATCGCTTGATAAAAATTCAGAGTTTATGGAACTAAAACAGCAGCTAAagcaaaattga
- the HMO1 gene encoding Hmo1p (HMG-box transcription factor; binds upstream of hexose and ergosterol metabolism and cell cycle genes; activates pseudohyphal growth when expressed in S. cerevisiae; repressed in hyphae; Spider biofilm repressed) produces MSDLKTTKDTLVSTLFELSKAAQDAANAAIEFYKVASGGSDHVSAEQLKAVSEALNTVATLSSGNGAKIEATESKKKRKQEKDPNAPKKPLTMFFQFSYDLRKKIGIERKKKDLPSLSAIDMNSMIKDRWDSISEAEKAGYKKRYDDAMIIYNIEKKKYEESLKDGSAYYPPPSVQTPIVGHGIEQDFDDDATDIVSSPEEPKKKKKKTEKKEKKKKSGHGSP; encoded by the coding sequence ATGTCAGACTTGAAAACAACCAAAGACACTCTTGTCTCTACTCTTTTCGAATTATCCAAAGCTGCTCAAGACGCTGCCAATGCCGCTATTGAGTTTTACAAGGTAGCTTCTGGTGGTTCTGATCATGTTTCCGctgaacaattgaaagcCGTCAGTGAAGCATTGAATACTGTTGCAACCTTATCTAGCGGTAATGGTGCCAAGATAGAGGCCACCGAAagcaagaagaagagaaagCAAGAAAAGGACCCAAATGCTCCAAAGAAACCATTGACCATGTTTTTCCAGTTTTCTTACGATCtcagaaagaaaattggtattgaaagaaagaaaaaggacTTGCCTTCTTTATCTGCTATTGACATGAACTCTATGATCAAAGACCGTTGGGATAGTATCAGTGAAGCAGAAAAGGCTGgttacaaaaaaagatacGACGACGCTATGATTATTTACAACATcgaaaagaagaagtacGAAGAGTCTTTGAAAGATGGATCTGCTTATTATCCTCCACCAAGTGTTCAAACCCCAATTGTTGGTCATGGTATCGAACAggattttgatgatgacgCCACTGATATAGTATCCAGCCCAGAAGaacctaaaaaaaagaagaagaagactgaaaagaaagaaaagaaaaagaagtcTGGCCATGGTTCTCCATGA
- a CDS encoding uncharacterized protein (Ortholog of Candida albicans WO-1 : CAWG_01892), translating into MSSTSMDIDIFAKLAKLPSEIITIILDYLPKCILPKLLYLSPIRKIVASAILLDVEITEHVKRHERSNEPGVGFSKCDCDHMTFQPECLKQGVNQWKIFPRIIHLEYFFAFKLTYKIFPEVLYKASKVNATFFGYDSCDPDSDLKHFAESKVKFDSLTLQSCEHVSELPTVVTSLELDETILDNYEIDGLKKLILDSFGYENTTTEYSFASSLEDLTILDYKITKITLPPNLRRLYISTFLKSVDFVSEEMPHLEYLSLSLPDVKSLEDTGIHAPNLKTLEINSR; encoded by the coding sequence ATGTCGTCTACTAGTATGGATATTGATATCTTTGCTAAATTGGCAAAATTGCCACTGGAgattattacaattatcCTTGATTACTTGCCTAAATGTATTTTGCCAAAACTCTTGTATTTGTCGCCAATTAGGAAAATTGTTGCTTCTGCAATTTTATTGGACGTGGAAATCACTGAACATGTCAAAAGGCACGAAAGGAGTAACGAGCCAGGCGTTGGATTCTCCAAGTGTGACTGTGATCATATGACATTCCAACCAGAATGTTTGAAACAGGGTGTCAACCAATGGAAGATATTTCCGAGGATTATCCACTTAGAGTACTTTTTTGCATTTAAATTGACttataaaatttttccaGAGGTTTTATATAAAGCTCTGAAAGTTAATGCTACTTTTTTTGGTTATGATAGTTGTGACCCTGATTCAGATTTAAAGCATTTTGCAGAATCAAAAGTCAAGTTTGATTCGCTTACTTTGCAATCTTGTGAGCATGTAAGTGAATTACCCACTGTTGTTACAAGTCTTGAATTAGACGAGACGATATTGGATAACTATGAAATTGATGGgctaaaaaaattgatattggATCTGTTTGGTTACGAGAATACAACAACAGAGTATTCGTTCGCTTCATCTTTGGAAGACTTGACCATCTTAGACTACAAAATAACTAAAATAACTTTGCCTCCAAACTTACGCAGATTGTATATCAGTACATTCCTAAAATCAGTAGATTTTGTATCTGAGGAAATGCCTCACTTGGAGTATTTGCTGCTTTCGTTGCCGGATGTCAAAAGCCTTGAAGATACTGGAATACATGCTCCTAACTTGAAAACTCTTGAAATAAACAGTCGTTAG
- the BRF1 gene encoding transcription factor TFIIIB subunit (Component of the general transcription factor for RNA polymerase III (TFIIIB); possibly an essential gene, disruptants not obtained by UAU1 method), which produces MSKPRKQQKCKTCGHTQFDVNRYTAAGDVSCLRCGTVLEENPIVSEVQFGESSSGAAMVQGAMVGADQARATFAGGRQNAMESREQTLSNGKRKIKRIAAALKIPDYIAEAAGEWFRLALTLNFVQGRRSNNVLATCLYVACRKERTHHMLIDFSSRLQISVYSLGATFLKMVKALHITSLPLADPSLFIQHFVEKLDFKDKATKVAKDAVKLAHRMAADWIHEGRRPAGIAGACVLLAARMNNFRRSHAEIVAVSHVGEETLQRRLNEFKKTKAGTLSVKSFREVENLESSNPPSFEKNRAMELKISKKLQQQQTDNFEDLSKMTEEEKQSVFGKLSKEEAQKQLLMNTILSDITITTENLNDQMDRILKMKKSSLENSLYKTPYELALANGSEQDPSKIWNINKPKNLVANLPKTDDILQNVSSEVELNSDDDDEIVLESKLTEEEVAIKERIWTGLNHDYLVEQEKKRLKQEADELTGNTSKSSSGNRRKRNKSSLPAELRKELGDIDLDEDGTPRSAADSAKMYISKTSVSKKINYDSLKGLLGGNMGF; this is translated from the coding sequence ATGAGCAAGCCtagaaaacaacaaaaatgtAAAACGTGTGGTCACACACAGTTTGATGTCAATCGGTACACTGCAGCAGGAGATGTGTCTTGTCTTCGATGCGGAACGGTGTTGGAAGAAAACCCCATAGTCAGTGAAGTCCAATTTGGAGAATCGTCATCAGGTGCAGCCATGGTACAAGGTGCTATGGTTGGAGCAGATCAAGCAAGAGCAACCTTTGCTGGTGGGCGTCAGAATGCCATGGAGAGTAGAGAACAGACTTTGAGTAATGGTAAGCGGAAAATTAAGAGAATTGCAGCTGCTTTAAAGATCCCTGATTATATTGCTGAGGCTGCTGGAGAATGGTTCAGATTGGCGTTAACGTTGAATTTCGTCCAAGGAAGACGGTCTAATAACGTGTTGGCTACATGCTTGTATGTTGCTTGCCGTAAAGAAAGAACCCACCATATGTTGATTGACTTTAGTTCAAGATTGCAAATTTCCGTGTATTCACTAGGTGCtacttttttaaaaatggtCAAGGCGTTGCACATAACATCATTACCGCTAGCCGATCCTTCGTTGTTTATACAACACTTTGTAGAGAAATTGGATTTTAAGGATAAGGCCACCAAAGTGGCGAAAGATGCTGTCAAATTAGCTCATAGAATGGCCGCTGATTGGATACACGAGGGAAGACGACCAGCAGGTATTGCTGGTGCGTGTGTGTTGTTGGCAGCAAGAATGAACAATTTCCGTAGGAGCCATGCCGAAATTGTTGCCGTGTCTCACGTTGGAGAAGAAACATTACAAAGAAGATTAAACGAGTTTAAAAAAACCAAAGCTGGTACATTGTCGGTAAAGTCATTTAGAGAGGTTGAAAACTTGGAAAGCTCTAACCCTCCatcatttgaaaagaaCCGTGCTatggaattgaaaatttccaaGAAACTACAGCAGCAGCAAACAGACAATTTTGAAGACTTGTCAAAGATgacagaagaagaaaaacaatCCGTGTTTGGCAAATTATCTAAAGAGGAGGCTCAAAAAcagttgttgatgaataCAATTTTAAGCGATATCACCATTACCACCGAAAATCTTAATGATCAGATGGATAGAAtcttgaaaatgaagaaatctAGTTTGGAAAACTCTCTTTACAAAACACCATATGAATTAGCATTAGCCAATGGATCAGAGCAGGACCCTTCAAAGATTTGGAATATTAATAAACCAAAGAACCTTGTGGCAAACTTACCGAAAACAGACGATATTTTACAGAACGTTTCCTCAGAAGTGGAATTAAATTCagatgatgacgatgagATCGTCCTAGAAAGTAAACttactgaagaagaagttgctattaaagaaagaatttgGACCGGGTTGAACCACGATTATTTGGTTGagcaagaaaaaaagaggtTGAAACAAGAAGCAGATGAACTTACGGGAAACACATCAAAGTCGTCCAGCGGTAATCGTCGTAAAAGAAACAAGTCTTCATTACCTGCTGAGTTACGTAAAGAGCTTGGTGACATTGATTTGGATGAAGATGGTACTCCAAGATCAGCTGCCGATAGTGCAAAGATGTATATTTCGAAAACATCGGTGTCTAAGAAAATTAATTACGATTCACTTAAAGGGTTACTAGGAGGAAACATGGGATTTTAA
- a CDS encoding protein transporter YIF1 (Ortholog(s) have role in ER to Golgi vesicle-mediated transport and ER to Golgi transport vesicle, endoplasmic reticulum membrane, integral component of Golgi membrane localization), whose translation MYNPYGNAADAYQQQQQQQYQQQQQQPHSTNLQHPQPIHHVSSHQPPPGAAGGQFNFLNDPAAALASQFARSGFEQSNQYLQENFGSLQGDIKYYFQVSNSYVFKKIILILMPYNHKDWNRVSTKETGTNQFLPPNLDINAPDLYLPLMSFVTYILLWAAFQGINGDFHPQLFGYLASQTIAFSVLDVVIFKTGLYLLNCPQSKIYDIISFSGYKYVSIIVLLILKYLVGNYLGLFYYIVVLLLIANLSIFLMRSLRFLILPQSTSMNNTITSKQRKIRIQFLFVYSVIIQGLIILYMSK comes from the coding sequence ATGTATAATCCATATGGTAATGCCGCTGATGcctatcaacaacaacagcaacagcagtaccaacaacagcaacaacagcctCATTCTACAAATTTACAACATCCACAGCCAATTCATCATGTTTCCTCACatcaaccaccaccaggTGCTGCTGGGGgacaattcaattttttgaatgatCCAGCTGCTGCTTTGGCATCACAATTTGCACGTTCGGGATTtgaacaatcaaatcaatatcttcaagaaaattttgGCAGTTTACAAGGTGATATTAAGTATTATTTCCAAGTTAGCAATTCCTATGTATTTAAGAAaatcattttgattttgatgcCTTATAATCATAAAGATTGGAATAGAGTGTCCACTAAAGAGACAGGGacaaatcaattcttgCCTCCTAACTTAGACATCAATGCACCCGATTTATACTTGCCATTAATGTCGTTTGTcacatatatattattatggGCTGCTTTCCAAGGTATAAATGGAGATTTCCATCCTCAATTGTTTGGATATTTGGCGTCACAAACTATTGCATTTTCCGTATTAGATGTTGTTATCTTTAAAACTGGGTTGTACTTATTAAATTGCCCACAATCAAAAATCTATGATATAATAAGTTTTTCTGGATACAAATATGTTTCAATCattgttttgttgattttaaaatacCTTGTGGGGAACTATTTAGGATTATTCTActatattgttgttttattattgattgcCAACTTGTCAATTTTCTTAATGAGATCTTTACGATTTCTTATATTGCCCCAAAGCACGTCGATGAATAACACCATTACTTCCaagcaaagaaaaatcagAATCCAATTCTTATTTGTTTACTCTGTTATTATTCAAGGATTGATCATACTTTATATGAGTAAATAA